In the genome of Helicovermis profundi, the window CAAACGTTACACTAACAGATGAATTTAATACCCTTAGTAAATATTCAAACTATAGTAAAGCAGACTTTAAACAAGTATTTATTAATTCTAATAATGCTTCCTTTGCTTCAAGTGAAATTAAACTTAAACTTAAAAAATTTATAGATGATTATAAATAAGTTTAAGAGTTAAAGAAAATTATTAAAATATCTAAGCTTCAGTTTTGAATTTTACTCAAAGCTAATGCTTAGATATTTATTTATGTAACTTTATGTTTTTATATTTTTTTCAACTATATTTACTTCACTATCCTACATTTATTTCTCATAATCTAGTTGTAGACTTATTAACTTAAAGAGATTATAATTAATCTGATAAGAAGTATACTTAATACAATATTAATATATTTAGGAGGATTTTATGAACTATAAATTGCCAATTAGTGATAAACTTCATTGGATTGGAGTAAACGACAGAGAAACTCACCTATTTGAGAACTTTTGGCCTCTTGAAAAAGGTGTAACATACAATTCTTATTTAGTAAACGATGAAAAAATTGCACTTATTGATACCGTTAAGTTCAATAAAACTGATTTGTATCTAGAAAAAATAAAAGAAATTATCGGTGAAAAAGATGTTGATTTTTTAGTTATTAATCATATGGAACCAGATCACTCTGGATCTATTGCTGCAGTTATAAAAATGTGGCCCAATGTAAAAATAGTTGGAAACAAAAAAACTTTTGGCTTTTTAAAAGGGTTTTATGAAATCACAGATAATCTTTATGAAGTTAAAGAAGGCGACGAAATTAACTTAGGCTATCATAACCTTAAATTTTTTATAACTCCTATGGTCCACTGGCCTGAAACTATGATGACCTACGAAACTACAGATAAAATACTATTTTCAATGGACGCTTTTGGTGGTTTTGGTGCACTTGATGGTGGAATATTTGATTTTGAAGTTAATTTATCTTTCTATGAAGATGAAATAAGAAGATATTATTCAAATATTGTTGGAAAATACAGTCCAATTGTTCAAAGAACTCTTCAAAGATTCAAAGATGTTGAAATTTCTATGATTGCACCAACTCATGGAATTGTTTGGAAAGAATCTCCAAGTACTATTTTCAACTACTATGATAAATGGAGTAGATTTGAAGCAGAGGAAGGAGTAGTTATTGTTTATGGTACGATGTATGGAAACACTGCAAAAATGGCTGACTATCTTGCAAAAGAACTTTCAAGAAATGGAATAAAAAACATTAAAATTTTTGACGCAAGTAAAACTCACCTTTCTTATATTATTAGTGAATTATGGAAATATAAAGGTGTAATAATAGGTTCTGCTGCATACAATACTACTGTTTTTCCAGCTGTAGAGGCTGTACTTAGTAAAATCGAAAATAGTGGACTTAAAAATAGATATCTTGGCGTATTTGGCAATAAATCGTGGAGCGGCGGTGGAGTTAAAACTATTATGAATTTTGCCGAGAAAATCAAATGGGACTTTGTAGCCTCTCCTGTTGAAGCAACTTACTCACCAAAAGAAAAAGACTATAAAGAGCTTTCACTCCTTGCAAAAGAAATGGCTAATTTAGTTAAGAATAATCCTAAGTAAATAAAATCTGGCATACAAAAAACTATCAAATACATTTTTAAGGAGCTATTAATCGTATACAATTAATAGCTCTTTATTTTTCAAAAAAAATATATGTATTATTTAGATAAACACTCAATAATAGGTTTATTTGTCTATCTAGTGGATAAATATATAATAATATAAAATTTATATATACATATCAAAATTAGAGGTGATGCTTTTTGAAAAACACTTTATTAGCAATTATAAAAAAATTGAGTCCACTTTTTTACACATTAGCAATTTTACTATTAATACCCATAATTTTTATATTTTTTTATAAAGAGTACGATATGCTAAGTTCTTTTATTATTCCATCAATACTATCTTTATTACTTGGCGTTTTTTCCCAGTACATTTCAAAAAACAATCATAAACCATTTACTGCTACAACTGGTATGCTACTTTGCACTTTTGCATGGATATTATTATCTATTGTTGGTGCAATCCCTTTTATGATTGGATTAAACGAATCATTTGTTAATAGTTTTTTTGAAGCTGTATCAGGTTTTACTACAACTGGAATTACAGTTTTTACTGGTCTTGATAAAATGCCCTATTCGATTCTTTTTTGGAGAGCTTTAATTCAGTGGCTTGGCGGACTTGGAATTTTAACATTTTTCTTGCTTATAACTTTTAAAAGCGAAGGCGATTTATGGCATTTATTTTCTGCGGAAGGTCATAAAATTGATTCAGCTAGGCCTGTACCAAATGTATTTAAAACAGTAAAAATTTTATGGTCACTTTATATTTTTTACACATTACTAGAAACAGTTCTACTTTTCATTGCTGGTTTGTCACCATATGAAGCATTTATTCATTCCTTAACATCGCTTTCAACTGGCGGATTTTCCAATCACGATGCAAGTGTTGGTTACTATAAAATAGCCGGATTTAAACATTACAGAGCCATTGAATATATAATTACAATTTTTATGTTTTTAGGTGGCGTTAATTTTTTAATGCACTATAATTTAT includes:
- a CDS encoding FprA family A-type flavoprotein, which encodes MNYKLPISDKLHWIGVNDRETHLFENFWPLEKGVTYNSYLVNDEKIALIDTVKFNKTDLYLEKIKEIIGEKDVDFLVINHMEPDHSGSIAAVIKMWPNVKIVGNKKTFGFLKGFYEITDNLYEVKEGDEINLGYHNLKFFITPMVHWPETMMTYETTDKILFSMDAFGGFGALDGGIFDFEVNLSFYEDEIRRYYSNIVGKYSPIVQRTLQRFKDVEISMIAPTHGIVWKESPSTIFNYYDKWSRFEAEEGVVIVYGTMYGNTAKMADYLAKELSRNGIKNIKIFDASKTHLSYIISELWKYKGVIIGSAAYNTTVFPAVEAVLSKIENSGLKNRYLGVFGNKSWSGGGVKTIMNFAEKIKWDFVASPVEATYSPKEKDYKELSLLAKEMANLVKNNPK
- a CDS encoding TrkH family potassium uptake protein — translated: MKNTLLAIIKKLSPLFYTLAILLLIPIIFIFFYKEYDMLSSFIIPSILSLLLGVFSQYISKNNHKPFTATTGMLLCTFAWILLSIVGAIPFMIGLNESFVNSFFEAVSGFTTTGITVFTGLDKMPYSILFWRALIQWLGGLGILTFFLLITFKSEGDLWHLFSAEGHKIDSARPVPNVFKTVKILWSLYIFYTLLETVLLFIAGLSPYEAFIHSLTSLSTGGFSNHDASVGYYKIAGFKHYRAIEYIITIFMFLGGVNFLMHYNLFKLKLKNIKRDLETRSYLNFVLGFTLLILIGIFVNGNLNLANFEESFRKTIFQVVSLITTTGFGTEDIGSAFFPAIAKQLFILLMIIGGCVGSTAGGVKVIRIVLLRKLLKREVRKVHLPSSAILPVTAKGTIVSRDEIFKVSALLFAWVVLIFIGAGITALFSDLGPFEAFSGMASAVGNIGPFYFSVDKMISLSPVIKYTYIIGMLAGRLELLPLLVVFNRKSWL